The sequence below is a genomic window from Sphingobium sp. EP60837.
TACCTGTCCCATGGCGTGACATCGGCGGCGCGGCTAAGGAAGGGAAATGGCGGTGCTGATCACTCCTGCCCTGGTTTGCGGGGTGCGATCCCATGGCGAACATGGCGCGATCGCGCGGTTGCTGACACCGGATCAGGGGCTGCTGGCGGGCTATGTGCGGGGCGGAAGGTCGCGGGCGTCGCGACCGGTGCTGTTGCCCGGAAACAGCGTGAAGGCCGAATTTCGCGCGCGGACCGAAGAGCAGTTGGCCGGGCTGACGGTGGAGTTGGAGCATAGCCGCGCGCCGCTTTTGTCCGAGCCCCTGCCTGCGGCGGCGATCGATTGGGTCTGTGCGCTGACGGCGGCGGCACTGCCTGAGGGCACGCCGTATCCAGCGCTGTATCAGGCGCTGGATGGCGTGCTGGGGGCGGTTGATGCGGCTCCCGCAGCCCGAGGTTGGGCGGTTGCGCTGGTGCGCTATGAGCTGCTGCTGCTGGCGGAGCTGGGCTTTGGGTTGGATCTTGGCCGTTGCGCGGCGACTGGGGCTGCTGGGGATTTGGCCTATGTCAGTCCCCGCAGCGCTGCTGCGGTCAGCCGTGACGCGGCCGTGGGATATGAGAGCCGACTGCTGCCGCTGCCGCGCTTCCTGTTGGAAGGCGGAGCGGCGGAATGGAGCGAGATATTGGATGGGCTAAGGCTAACCGGCTTCTTTCTGGAGCGGTCCGTGCTGACCGAATGGAAGGCCGATGTGCTTGCCGCGCGTGAGAGGCTCGTCGATCGCCTGAAAAGAGCGGTTGCGTGAGGCGCGGCGGCTTCATAAGGGGCGGCCATCAGTTCTAAGGAGTTGCAGCCATGTTGATCGCCCTTTTTCCCGGAGATGGTATCGGTCCCGAGATCATCGCGCAGGCGCGGCGCGTGCTGGATGCGCTGGCGATCGATGGCCTGATCTATGAGGAAGGGCTGGTGGGCGGCGCGGCATACAAGGCTGTGGGCCATCCGCTGCCCCCCGAAACGCTGGAGCTGGCGAAGCGTGCGGACGCTATCCTGTTCGGCGCGGTAGGCGATCCGGACTGCGACTCGCTGGAGCGGCATCTGCGGCCTGAGCAGGCGATCCTGGGGCTGCGCAAGGCGCTGGGCCTTTTCTCCAACCTGCGCCCGGCCAAGGTGTTCCCCGAACTGGCCGATGCGTCGGCGCTGAAGAAGGAGGTGGCGAGCGCCATCGACCTGCTCATTGTGCGCGAGACCAATGGTGACGTCTATTTTGGTGAGAAGGGCATGCGCAAGACGGCCGATGGCTTGCGCGAGGGCTATGACATCATGTCCTATAATGAAGAGCAGGTGCGTAAGATCGCGCATCAGGGCTTTCAGGCGGCGCGCGCGCGGCGCGGCAAGCTGTGTTCGGTGGACAAGGCCAATGTGCTGGAGACGAGCCAGCTGTGGCGCGATGTGGTGATCGAGGTGTCGGCCGAATATCCCGATGTCGCCCTTTCCCACATGTATGTCGATAATGCCGCGATGCAGTTGGTGCGCGATCCGGGCCAGTTCGACGTGATCGTCACCGGCAACATGTTCGGGGATATTCTTTCGGATCAGGCGAGCATGTGCGTCGGATCGATCGGCATGCTGGCGTCGGCGACGCTTAACGACAGCAATCAGGGGCTTTATGAGCCGATCCATGGCTCCGCGCCTGACATTGCGGGCCAGGGCAAGGCCAATCCGCTGGCAACGGTTCTGTCGGCCGGGATGATGCTGCGCTACTCGCTGGGTCTGCCGGAACAGGCCGACCGGATTGAGGCCGCCGTCGGCAAGGCTCTTGCCAATGGCGCGCGCAGCTTTGACCTAGGCGGAAGCATGAACACGGTCGAGATGGGCGACGCCGTGCTGGCGGCGCTGGTGTAAGGAACAGGCGATGAAGCGCAGGAGCGGGCAGGACCCGGAAATTACCAAGAACTGGCGTCCGGCTACCCTCGCGGTGCGGGGCGGCAGCGCGCGTAGTGAGTGGGGCGAAACCTCCGAAGCGCTGTTCCTGACCAGCGGCTATAGCTACGACCGGGCGGAAGACGCAGCGATGCGCTTTGCGGGCGAGCAGCAGGGCATGACCTACAGCCGCTTGCAGAATCCGACCGTCGAGATGCTGGAAAAGCGCATCGCCCTGCTGGAAGGCGCCGAGGCATGCCGCGCGACCGCAACCGGCATGGCGGCGATGACGGCGGCGCTGCTGTGCCAGCTGTCGGCGGGCGACCATGTGGTGGCGGGCAAGGCGCTATTTGGTTCCTGCCGCTGGCTGACCGATACGCTGCTGCCCAAATTCGGGATCGAGACGACCACGGTCGATGCGACCGATAATGCTGCTTGGGAAGCCGCGGTGCGGCCGAACACGAAGGTCTTCTTCTTCGAGACGCCTGCCAATCCAACCATGGATGTTGTCGATCTGGCTGCAGTTTGCGGCATCGCCAAGGCCCATGGCATCGTGAGCGTCGTCGATAATGCCTTTGCTACGCCCGCGCTGCAGCGGCCGATGGATTTCGGGGCCGACGTCGTCGCCTATAGCGCGACGAAGATGATGGATGGGCAGGGTCGCGTGCTGGCGGGCGCAATCTGCGGCACGGAAGATTTCATCATCAACACGCTGCTGCCCTTCCATCGCAATACCGGGCCGACGCTCAGCGCATTCAATGCCTGGGTGGTGCTGAAGGGGCTGGAGACGCTGGATCTACGTATCCGCCGTCAGAGCGAAAACGCACTAAAGGTGGCAAGATTCCTGGAAGGTCGCGTGGCGAAGGTCCTCTATCCGGGGCTCGAAAGCCATCCGCAGCATGATCTGGCCATGAAGCAGATGGAAATGGCCGGGCCGATCTTCTCGCTTTATGTTGGGGGCGGGCGCAAGGAGGCGCACGGGCTGCTCAATGGGCTGGAGCTGGTGGATATCAGCAACAATATCGGGGATTCCCGATCGCTGATGACGCATCCCGCTTCGACCACCCATTATGGTATGGCGGAAGAAGCGCGGCTGGAGGTCGGGATTACGGAAGACATGCTGCGCCTGAATGTTGGCTTGGAAGACGCGGACGATGTGATCGAGGATCTCGATCGCGCGCTCAAGTCGATAGGCCGTTGACGGACGCGGGGCGAAAGGCGCATCCTTTTCTCGTGAATGCGCTTTTCCCCTTCCACGCGACCACGCGCGACATCAACGTGCATGTGGCCGTCACCTTCCTGCCCGAACAATCGGAACCGGACAGGGGGCGTTGGTTCTGGGCCTATCATATCCGGATCGAGAATGATGGCGACCAGCCGGTGCAGTTGCTGACTCGTCACTGGGTCATCACCGATGGCCGTGGAACGCAGCATCGTGTCGATGGCGATGGTGTCGTGGGAGAGCAGCCGGTGGTGCAGCCGGGCAGAAGCTATGACTATGTATCGGGCTGTCCGCTCAACACGCCCACAGGATCGATGCGCGGCCATTACCACATGATCGGCGCCAGCGGGGAGACGTTCGACATTGCCATTCCCCACTTCGCGCTCATAGCGCCGGCGGTTGCTGAATGAAGCGTACCCACTTGCCGCTTAATGGCCTGCGCGTGCTGGATGCGGCGGCGCGGCACCTGTCCTTCACCCGCGCGGCGGACGAGCTGGCGGTTACGCCTGCGGCCGTCGGACAGCAGATACGCGCGTTGGAGGATCTGCTGGGCGTCGTTCTGTTCCGCCGCACGCCCAAGGGGCTGGAACTGACGCCGGAGACCGAGGCGGGGCTGGAGGCTTTGCGGGCGGGTTTCCTGGAATTTGAAGAAGCGGTGCGGGCTATGCAGGCGGGGCAGTCCAGTTCCTCGCTGACGATCGCAGCGCCGCGCGACATTACCGCGAAATGGCTGCAGCCGCGCCTTGCAAGCTATGCTGCGGGTCAGCCTGACCTGAAATTCGCTCTCGTCGCGGCAGATGAAACGCTGGACTTCACCGAGGCCAATCTGGACCTGGCGTTGCGGCTGGCAGAAGGGCCTGGCGAGCATGAAGGCGTGAAGCTGGGGGAAGCGAGCTTCGTGACCGTCGAGGGTGCGGAGGGAGGCCCTGAACACCGCATCGACTGGCCAGGCTGCCCGGCGGCAAGCGAGCCGGCGACGATCCGCGTCGCCGATGCCGGGCTTGCCATCGAAGCGGCTATCAACGGCTTTGGACGGGCCACGGTGCCACTACTGCTGGCGCAAGCCGATATCAATGCGGGCCGGGTGCGTGCTGTCGGCGACGCGGTGGAGACGCCGCTTGCCTATTGGCTGATCGCGCCCTTGCCGCAATGGCGGCAGAAAAAGGTGAAAGCGTTGATAGAGGCGCTGACTTCCTGATTATCCGGCGGTCTGCGGCTGTGGGGGAGGGGGTGGAATGGCCCATCATGTCTTCAGCAAAAAGCTAGGCTTGGGCGTTCTTCTACTGATTTTTCTGTC
It includes:
- the recO gene encoding DNA repair protein RecO: MAVLITPALVCGVRSHGEHGAIARLLTPDQGLLAGYVRGGRSRASRPVLLPGNSVKAEFRARTEEQLAGLTVELEHSRAPLLSEPLPAAAIDWVCALTAAALPEGTPYPALYQALDGVLGAVDAAPAARGWAVALVRYELLLLAELGFGLDLGRCAATGAAGDLAYVSPRSAAAVSRDAAVGYESRLLPLPRFLLEGGAAEWSEILDGLRLTGFFLERSVLTEWKADVLAARERLVDRLKRAVA
- the leuB gene encoding 3-isopropylmalate dehydrogenase, which gives rise to MLIALFPGDGIGPEIIAQARRVLDALAIDGLIYEEGLVGGAAYKAVGHPLPPETLELAKRADAILFGAVGDPDCDSLERHLRPEQAILGLRKALGLFSNLRPAKVFPELADASALKKEVASAIDLLIVRETNGDVYFGEKGMRKTADGLREGYDIMSYNEEQVRKIAHQGFQAARARRGKLCSVDKANVLETSQLWRDVVIEVSAEYPDVALSHMYVDNAAMQLVRDPGQFDVIVTGNMFGDILSDQASMCVGSIGMLASATLNDSNQGLYEPIHGSAPDIAGQGKANPLATVLSAGMMLRYSLGLPEQADRIEAAVGKALANGARSFDLGGSMNTVEMGDAVLAALV
- the metZ gene encoding O-succinylhomoserine sulfhydrylase produces the protein MKRRSGQDPEITKNWRPATLAVRGGSARSEWGETSEALFLTSGYSYDRAEDAAMRFAGEQQGMTYSRLQNPTVEMLEKRIALLEGAEACRATATGMAAMTAALLCQLSAGDHVVAGKALFGSCRWLTDTLLPKFGIETTTVDATDNAAWEAAVRPNTKVFFFETPANPTMDVVDLAAVCGIAKAHGIVSVVDNAFATPALQRPMDFGADVVAYSATKMMDGQGRVLAGAICGTEDFIINTLLPFHRNTGPTLSAFNAWVVLKGLETLDLRIRRQSENALKVARFLEGRVAKVLYPGLESHPQHDLAMKQMEMAGPIFSLYVGGGRKEAHGLLNGLELVDISNNIGDSRSLMTHPASTTHYGMAEEARLEVGITEDMLRLNVGLEDADDVIEDLDRALKSIGR
- the apaG gene encoding Co2+/Mg2+ efflux protein ApaG, with product MNALFPFHATTRDINVHVAVTFLPEQSEPDRGRWFWAYHIRIENDGDQPVQLLTRHWVITDGRGTQHRVDGDGVVGEQPVVQPGRSYDYVSGCPLNTPTGSMRGHYHMIGASGETFDIAIPHFALIAPAVAE
- a CDS encoding LysR family transcriptional regulator, with the translated sequence MKRTHLPLNGLRVLDAAARHLSFTRAADELAVTPAAVGQQIRALEDLLGVVLFRRTPKGLELTPETEAGLEALRAGFLEFEEAVRAMQAGQSSSSLTIAAPRDITAKWLQPRLASYAAGQPDLKFALVAADETLDFTEANLDLALRLAEGPGEHEGVKLGEASFVTVEGAEGGPEHRIDWPGCPAASEPATIRVADAGLAIEAAINGFGRATVPLLLAQADINAGRVRAVGDAVETPLAYWLIAPLPQWRQKKVKALIEALTS